In Saccopteryx bilineata isolate mSacBil1 chromosome X, mSacBil1_pri_phased_curated, whole genome shotgun sequence, the genomic window acttccggaactatgttgaataaaagtggagaaagtggacaattttgtcttgtttctgattttagagaaaaagcattCATTTTTGTACCATTcagtatattagctgatggtttgtcatatatggtctttattatgttgagtgtttaaaacataaagggatgttctATTTTatcgaatgtcttttctgcatcaaaTTGATAGGATAATatgaattttgttctttgttttgttgatgtggtgtattacggtgattgatttccatatgttgaaccatccttgtgctcctggcaTGAATCCTcgtttgattgtgatgtattattttttaatgtgttgttgtattcgttttactagtattttgtttaggatttttgcatctgtatttgttagagatattggtctgtagttttattgtgtgtgtgtgtatgtgtgtgtattgtccttgccaggttttggtataggggttatgttggcctcataaaatgtgttagggagtattacttcttcttctatattttggaagactttgagaagaataggtaccaaaatgtctttgaatgtttggtagaatacactagtgtagctatctggtcttggacttttgttttctgggaggtttttgatagctgtttatatttcctttctccttATAAGTGAAAGTGTCCCTGataaaagattggataaagaagatgtggtacatatatacaatgaaatactactcagccataagaaatgatgacatagtggcatttatgataacatggatggaattTGAGAACATTACTATAGTAagtgaaatacgtaaatcagaaaaagttaagaactgtatgatttcacacataggtgggatataaaactgagactcatggacatagataaaagtgaagtggtgaccAGGAGGAGGAGAATGTGGGATAGGGGAATGTGGGGGAGaagtgggggaagggtataaggagggataaatataaggtgacagaaaatgatttgactttgggtgatgggcacacaatgtaatcaatagttcaaatgctatagagatgtttacctgaaacctatgtactcttgtagatcaatgtcacctgttaaagttaattttctaaataaaattttaaaataaagaaaagaaagaaaaaagaaaaagaaaagaaagagaaaaataataaaagaaatgagaaggagagtaaaagaaaagagaagaaagagaaaagaaaaaagaaaaaacctaaatGCCTCTGATTATGGTTAAGTACAGATACTTACTGGATGAAAAAGTCTGCAATAGTTACCAgtcttaatttatatatttaataagggCCTATAACTTCCAAGTAAAAGTTCATATTAAGAGGTAACACATTTCAACTTAACATAGGCAATAAGATGCcaactatattaaaaaataaactgataaaagcaaagtaaaaaacaaaagtaatataccaaaatattaacaatattgtGTCCTGAATATTCACATTGCGGATAACATTTAcaatatttccatatttttcaattttccatAATGATGAAACACTAATTTCATGGAGCCTCCCTGCCAACTGCTAATTcttaattctgtattttaaaggggagcaaaataaatattttgcatatGCTACCTTAAATGAGGCTTCCCTTATTAGGTGACAAGTATAATTATTAACTGATCATAATTTCATTATTGACAATATcagaactataaaaacaaaatatagtatcAGATAATATAGACTAAACTTAACTTTTCTGAAAAACACTTAAGCATATATTATAAACTACAAAGCCAACACTTTTCAAAAGTATGGTTTGCAGAGTAcattgtttttatacttaaatatcTGGAAAAAGTGAGTAAATgaatattcaagaaatatttcaaaaatttaatatactttttttacaTAAAGTTTGTCATAACCCATCCTTgtggggaaaatattttctacaattaaatttctatccttttattttatatctgatGTACTTTACTTTAATaatctaaattttaatataatcatttaaaaactgcccacccaataaataaaatactaaactgacttaaaaaattatatcttatattttttaaagaagggtTACTGATAGAAATTATATCCATACTATTTATCAAAATTCAGTCTCAGACTCAAAATTTAAGTGAAACACACAGCaatcatataattttactttctagtacttatatttttttaaaatatcatagtctgatttcttaaacttttagctgtttaagtataaatatttggCTTATGCACATCCCTTAGATATTTCATATTACATACCAGTAGCTTGAACGAAACATGGTCGAATAATAGGTATTTTTTGTGGAGGCAGAGGAACTTTAGACAAGTGATATTCAGTGTAAATATCTGACGAGTCGAAGAAATTAATTCGAACTGGAACGTGAAATTGATAAGATGCCACCTAACAGACAAAAAATACATTACTTCTGTGACTATTTTGCTCTAAAGATatgtgataatattttattttatatgtgaaatGTACAACTTGATGATttgatacacacatatatatatacacataatgaaATAACACTACAATAAGCTTATGATCATATCCATCTCACAGTcacctttttgtcttttttttttccacgaTGAGAACACTTAAAATCGAccttcttagcaaatttcaagtataaagTACAATATTGTTATCCACACTATCATATTACCAAGCAATCTTACTTCTGGGTATTCATCCTAACAAAATGAAATCAGGGTCTCGAAAAGATGCCCACACTGTATTTATTACAACATTATACGTAATAGTCAAGATACGAAAATAAACTAAGTGTCCTTGAAAGGATAAATGGATaatgaaaatgtggtatatacatgcaGTGAAAtactttaaactttaaaaatagaataatattctgccatttgcagcaacatggatggacccgaaggacattatgctaagggaaataaaccAGGTACATAAAGACAATGTACGATCTCACTTACTAATGGAATCTAATACAGTCAAACCTATGGAAGCTGAAAGTAGAATGGCAGTTACCATGGGCTgcagggagggagaaatggggagatgCTGGTCAAGGCATGCAAAGCTTCAGTTATGCAAGATGTATATAAGTTCTGGAAAGCTATGGATTTAGtaaaataacacttaaaaaaagtttcataaagaaaattattttgtgacactgaaagtctatttttcattataagacttggtttcttttattatataagtccaaaattaattcctaaaaataaaaaaataatatttaaaaataatttctattaattaaaaatgaaccaaagacataaatataaaatctaactATATAAACCTGGTAGAAGAAATGTAGGAAAAGAATATTTGTGATTATTAGTTAGGATCAAAGATTTCTGGAatgcaatacaaaaaaaatcatctatgaaagaaaaaatgattaaattgtACTTTAGCAAAATTAATATCTGTTTTCTTAAacataatattaagaaaataaaattggaagcCAAACACACATTTCTGATCCCCCAAATCCAAGATATCTAAAGAACACACAAAgatcaatgaaaaacaaagtacCTAATGAAAAAACTAGGTAAAAGATTTGAAAAAAcaacttataaaagaaaatatacatatattatcacatgaaaagatgtttcacATCATCAGACCATAGAGAAATACAAACTGAAATCAAAGGAGATGACACTTCATACCGATCACAATGGCTTAAACAAAAATGACACACTGCAGGACATTTGGTCCCTTACAAAACATACAGTACATGGCAACATTTGGTCCACAATAAAAGGTCCCTGATATTTGTTCCTGTACAAAACATCCATGCTTAGAAAAAGTCTCTGGGTTGAAACAGCCTATAacacttatttctatttttcatttacagaattaacacataaaaaatactattatgtTCTATTGTTCCAATAAATGTGTTGTGGCTGTACTGACAATTACAATAACTCTTCTTGCTTCGGTAGCCTAGGTGGTAAAGGCACATGACGTTAGGTAGGTGAGACAAAGTTTCAATCTTGAAGAAGAGCAGGATTTATATAAACTATGGACCAAAAGTTTCCATGCACGTTTTAGACAGGATCAAATATCTGCTAATCAGATGATATTACCAAGTGCTAATAAAGATATGAGTACCTAATACATTTACACATTGCTGATGGAATGCAAAACTCTATagtcattttggaaaacagttttcaagtttcttagaaaattaaatatttacttaaaataaggCCCAGGATTCCCAAACCTAGGCATTTACCGAAGAGAAGTGAAAACTTATTCATAACAAAAGAAACCTGCATGTAAATGTTTATTGTGGCCCTATTAATAATTgtcaaaacatgaaaacaaaactAATTCCCTAtagtaaatgtataaaaaaaacttTGGCAAATCCATACAAGATTATTCTTAACAGCAAAATGGACTGAACTACTGTTACACATAAATAATATGGATGAATATCAAATGAGTTATTCTAAGTAAGAGACATCAGACTGAAAAGGCAGCATACCTTGAAAAGGCAATATaccttattaattcatttatataatacacaagtgaaaagacaaaattatacaaACAAAATAAGATCAGCATTTGCCAAGAACCGGAGGTAGGGGACAAGTTGACTTATaaacaggcacatgaaaaattttaaaaaaggtgatTAAACTGTTCTTATTGATTTTCATATTTGCTATACAACTGCATAGTCTGTCAATACTCATATAATAGACACAGAAGTTTACTGCagcatagttttaaaaataaatgaaatgaaagttcaTTCCTTAGCTCTAATTTTTATACATCTGGATTCAAAATCTAAATCAGACTAATAATATAGGCAGCTAATCAGGATGAGTCATAGAAGAATGAATAGAAATTCATAACATCTTGACAATTATATAGTGCTAGCCCTCAGTTTTAAATGAAGTCTCTGTGATTAGCCTTGATAAAAACACAAATCTCCATTAAGGAGAAGAAATTGAGACAATTTTGATGTTCAAGGcccacaacaaaataaaaggagaggGTAACGTCAGCCAAATGGTGGATATCCAGTTCCAAATGCGCATTCCTTCACACAAACAATGAAAGCAAGCATATGCTGTCAGGACCAACTTCGTTAGAACTATGAAAAATAGTCAAAGGCTTAGAGCAACCAAGCGAACGCTTAagaaaaagacaatttaaaaatagtagTAAAGCAATTCCAGAAATAGCTTTCTGAGTTAGTATGCAGGTTAGTGTGGTCTTTGTCAGTCTCAAACATGGCATACTATGGCCAGGGACAAAAAGTGCAGAAAGTGATGGTGAAGCCCATCAACCTCATCTTCAGATATTTGAAAAACAGATCTCAGATTCAGGTATGGCTTTATGAGCAAGTGAATATGTGGATAGAGGGCTGTATCATTGGCTTTGATGAGTATATAAAAAACTTCATACTTGATGCAGAAGAGATTGATTCTAAAACAAAGTCAAGAAAAcaactgcctgactaggtggtggtgcagtggatagagcgttggcctgggacgctgaagacccaggtttgaaaccccaaggtcattggcttgagtgcaggttgatccagcttgagcctgggctcaccagcttgagcgtggggtcatagacatgacctcatggtcactagctagaacccaaggccactggcttggctggagctcccccccaatcaaagcacatataatgaatgaacaaataaggtgctgctactaccagctgatgcttctcatctcactcccttcctctctgtacctgtctctctctctctctctcactaaaaaaaaaaaataacagccctggccagttggctcagtggtagagcgtcggcctggcgtgcagaagtcccgggttcgattcccagccagggcacacaggagaggcacccatctgcttctccacccctccccctctccttcctctctgtctctctcttcccctcccgcagccaaggctccatcggagcaaaagatggcccgggtgctggggatggctccttggcctctgctccaggcgctagagtggctctggttgcgacagagcgacgccccagatgggcagagcatcgccccctggtgggcgtgccgggtggatcccggtcgggtgcatgcgggagtctgtctgactgcctccccatttccagcttcaaaaaaatacaaaaaaaattaaaaataaaaaacaaaaaaaccctgcataTGATCATGCTATGAAAGGAGATAATATTATTCTTCTCCAAAGTGTCTCCAACTAGAAATGACTCACGAAGCGAGAAATGGTTGAGAAGGCAGTAGAGTTTGTGGTTTTTAGTGGTCCTTTGTTTGAAGTATATCTTAGACATTTTTTCATATGGATTTGATTACCTGTATGTTTTACGAGATGACAATAAATGCTGTgggattgttttcatttatttattttttaaatagtagaaaCGTTCTGTGATACTTTTACTTGGTCTTGTGCCTCTCCGTTCCTGATTCAGTGGCAGGAAGACTTTGGagtgatggaaatattttaaaaggagacaGAGGGGGTAGTTATAACATATTATAAAGGCACAAAATGCCACtgagttgtttattttaaaatggttaatttgaTGTTCTGTAAGTTTTCCTtcaataaattattctttaaaaaaattaaggaaggcttggcctgtggtggcacagtggatagagtgtcaaaatGGAGCAGTGAAGTTACGGGTTCAAACcataggcttgcctgatcaaggcacataaaacaagcaatcaatgaacaactcaagtgatgcaactgtgagttgaaaCTTATTTCCACCACCctgctctctctgtaaaatcaatgaatagaatcttaaaaaaaattttttttaattaaaaaaatgtttcttaagtgagaggaggggagatagtgagacagagtcccacacgcaccctgactgggatctgtcaaacagcaacccccttctggggtgatgctcaaatcaaccgagatATTCTCAGTACCTGAAGctaacacttggaccaactgaactattcttagtgcccggggctgatgctcaagcaaatcgagccactggctgcaggagaaaaaaggaggagagaagcaggagagggaggaggagagaagcagatagtcacttctcttgtgtgccttgacctgaattgaacccgagacattTATATGCTGGGCTGAgactctttccactgagccactggccagggcctaatttaaaaatttttaaagaagtcaatCAGACATTTCCAGAAATTCTTCAGGCACCCACAATTTGATGATCTCAAAGTTCTACAGAAAATGTTCTCTAGTCTATCTTTGCAAAATGATTAAGAGACTGTATTATATAAGATCACACATGaaattattctatttattgaGCTTTAATAGCTTAACTATTCTTTCTTCCTAATATTCTCCTGCCTTTTAGATGGATGCCTCTGAAAGACAAACAGCTCACTTGAAAATTGAAATGTCCCACACCTTTGAATTCTAACTGATAGTTACCTCCCTCATCCTGAGCTCATCAATTAAAAGTTGAAGAACCAGGAGGAGGATGTGTTAGTAGGATCTGGAAGGGGCTCCAGTCCCAGATATCCATTTTGGAAACTGTAAGTTTAATAAACTATGCAATTTAttagaaatttaacaaaataattgaaaattcttCTGAAGTAatgtcagaaataaaatatttacatagaaattattactgtatttgaagttaaattataaaatatagaaatggtcaaaaatcattttttaaaattttttttaagccctggccggttggctcagcggtagagcatcggcctagcgtgcggaggaccctggttcgattcctggccagggcacataggagaagcgcccatttgcttctccacccctccgccacgccttcctctctgtctctctcttcccctcccgcagccaaggctccactggagcaaagatgacccgggcgctggggatggctctgtggcctctgcctcaggtgctagagtggctctggtcgcaatatggcgatgcccaggataggcagagcatcgccccctggtgggcagagcgtcgcccctggtgggcgtgctgggtggatcccggtcgggcgcatgcgggagtctgtctgactgtctctccccatttccagcttcagaaaaatggaaaaaaaaattttttcagaaaattaagtttaaaggggtgaccttgatcaataagaatacataggtttcaggtaaacatctctatagcatttaaattgTTGGTTATGTTTTGTActtatcatccaaagtcaaatcattttctgttactatatatttgtctctctttactccctttcaaaattcatttttaagactcattaaattttttttagttatgtgttgattttttattaaaacctagcattatttctgtttaaaataatttttaaaatatgaatcttGCAACTGTTGCTCTTTGATTTCTTGGCAAGCTTCAGTAGGTGGGGAGGAGAAAAACAGGTAAGAATGGCAAATGttttaaatgcagaaaaggagAATAACAAAACCACTGACATATCTAAGTTTCCAAGATAATGAAAACAAACACTAATGGTTTCAGAGGTATATATACTTGGAAAGCCAATGCTGACAAtctgaaaacttttaaataaagagcTAATAAAAGGGTTACACTTACAGCTCCAGTCATGCATATTACCTCACCAGGTAAAACACctgggtttttattttgcttttatttcactttagctGGCTGCTATGGTCTgaaagtgcccccccccccaacatttaCACGTAAAAATTCTAAAACCACAAAGATGGTAGTATTAGGAAGCAATAAGGCCTTTAGGAGATGCTTAAGCCAGGAGTGTAGAGCAGTCATGAATGAAGTTAGTGCCTTATAAAAGAGATCCCACAGAGCTCAACTTTttctaccatgtgaggacacagcaagaggtCTGTGACACAGAGAAAGGCCCTATCTTACCATGATCCTGAACTTCTGGCCTCTGAActgtaataaatttctgttgtttaaaaacGATCCATTctgtggtatttttgttatagcagcccacaCAGATTAAGACACTGGCCCTACCACTGCCAATTCCATCTCCtgtcacagaaaatattttttgtaaatagtCTATTCTCATAACAGAATtataaaagcagcaaaagcaCTGCAGCATGTTTTATTTTCGCagatgtttcatttattttaacaaatccAAGCAAGTAATTCATTCTCATGATAATCTATTTTGTAACGACACCAGCACACGGATGTCAAGGAGCAAATTGAATAAAGACatattttatgtacatatatactacgtgCTTTCATATTTCAGcccttaaaataaaagacacaaaaGACTTTGCTTGACCTTATTTCCCTGGGATCTCTTCTTAATGATCAGCAACTGGTTACATTTTgtctcatttctatttttcctcTACCATTTGTTCTATCTCAtgtattttaacatatatattttaggctactgttttattttttgatttttttctttataatataaactcatatttcaaagtcaaataatctctaaaaatatgtttctaaacCATCATCATCTGACTGTGATAGAGGGAGATGGGCTCCCAATGGAagaagctgagggagaggaagggaggaggaggaggtcaaTGGAAACAtggaaagaagaaactgaaaggcCAGGGTTATGGATAGACCCCCCCATATGGATACTGAAACCACTCAGAAAATGAGAGATGTGAAGAATACACAATTAGCTTGGCTGGTAGCAATTTCCAGATGTTATTATTCTGAGTCAGGGGATGTGGTAAACTCACACACTACAAAGTTCAAAGTAGCAGCCATTTTAACATATAAGATCAGCTAGAAAACTCAACCTAGGGTTCAATGCTTCTAGAAATGATTacattggccttggctggttggcccagtggtagagcgctgacctggcatgtgaaagttccagctttgattcctggtcagggcacagaggagaagtgaacatctgcttctctacctcttaacctcaccttctctctctctctctctctctctctctctctctctctctctctctctctctatctctctcttttcccttgctgtagtcatggctcaattgattcaagcacattggtcctgggca contains:
- the LOC136316987 gene encoding small nuclear ribonucleoprotein E-like gives rise to the protein MAYYGQGQKVQKVMVKPINLIFRYLKNRSQIQVWLYEQVNMWIEGCIIGFDEYIKNFILDAEEIDSKTKSRKQLPDYAMKGDNIILLQSVSN